The Ignavibacteriota bacterium genome contains a region encoding:
- a CDS encoding DUF362 domain-containing protein: protein MDNERLTRREFLSRTGKAAGLAALTSTAGLALHVRDPRPFDEDETKPLVRDLRIAGLAPRLAVVHGEDPALLARASIEKLGGMGTFIKRGDVVVVKPNIGWDRMPEQAANTNPAVVREIIQLCLAAGAAKVIVTDVTCNETERCFQRSGIARAAEEAGAEVRRPRESDFTEVNTGGVMLGKQPVLKSFLEADKVINVPIAKHHSLTGTTLALKNLYGIISGNRSRLHQDIHNSLADLGNFLRPTLTVVDAFRILRRNGPQGGNLADVEYTKTLVACADTVAADAYAAETFFGLTRDRLNYLGFAQERGLGTADYRTLPIDEFTV from the coding sequence ATGGATAACGAAAGATTAACGCGCCGCGAATTCCTCTCCCGAACCGGCAAGGCCGCCGGGCTGGCCGCGCTCACAAGCACCGCCGGTCTGGCACTGCACGTGCGCGACCCCAGGCCGTTTGATGAAGACGAGACCAAGCCGCTCGTGCGTGATCTACGCATAGCAGGCCTTGCGCCGCGGCTTGCCGTCGTACATGGCGAGGATCCGGCGTTGCTCGCGCGCGCAAGCATAGAGAAACTCGGCGGCATGGGCACCTTCATCAAACGTGGCGACGTCGTGGTGGTGAAGCCAAACATCGGATGGGACCGCATGCCCGAGCAGGCCGCAAACACCAATCCCGCCGTGGTGCGCGAGATCATCCAGCTCTGCCTCGCCGCGGGTGCCGCAAAGGTGATCGTGACCGATGTCACCTGTAATGAGACGGAACGCTGCTTCCAGCGTAGCGGCATTGCGCGCGCCGCGGAAGAGGCGGGCGCCGAGGTGCGCCGTCCGCGCGAATCGGATTTCACGGAAGTGAATACGGGCGGCGTGATGCTTGGCAAACAGCCCGTGCTCAAGAGTTTCCTCGAGGCCGACAAGGTCATAAATGTACCTATCGCCAAACACCATTCGCTGACCGGCACCACACTCGCGCTCAAGAATCTGTACGGCATCATCAGCGGCAACCGGAGCCGCCTGCATCAGGACATACACAACAGTCTCGCCGATCTCGGCAATTTCCTGCGACCCACACTGACCGTCGTCGATGCCTTCCGCATACTCCGGCGCAACGGTCCGCAGGGCGGCAATCTCGCGGATGTGGAATACACAAAGACGCTCGTCGCCTGCGCAGATACGGTTGCCGCCGACGCCTACGCCGCTGAAACGTTTTTCGGACTTACGCGCGACCGGCTGAACTATCTGGGCTTCGCGCAGGAGCGCGGCCTCGGCACGGCGGACTATCGCACTCTCCCCATCGACGAGTTCACCGTATGA